A single window of Vibrio campbellii CAIM 519 = NBRC 15631 = ATCC 25920 DNA harbors:
- a CDS encoding ATP-grasp domain-containing protein — translation MKVISINTAKRHNALSVAFLKKRKIVVCVKDAEFAELSDEVLDHAYKVITFSSAEGLMITLVTLEFLNADDRVFSASEDFMYLAAQIRECFGLKGMTVIETAYFRDKCLMKEKALAAGVNVPRYGAYQSNLTFSEITQHVGLPFVLKPKDSAGAFGVHVIRSQHDYDDVINTSNIGLGYEYETFVEGKLYHVDLLIKNGEVCFQAACEYSFPNLDFQFGKPCLSLVLEESHELYAQLTNFAAFVVKSLGLKNGPSHVEIFVKESGELVFLEAACRTPGAIMVPIYQAQFDMNMIEMALDIECGLDIAEIVKNDSYCMGGIFPAKQGRVNKINKVNLQSEFELNLGCQVGDYYDGVDSVENLSGSIVVKGKSYAEVLADFEVLKALSLVE, via the coding sequence ATGAAAGTTATCAGTATTAACACGGCGAAACGACACAACGCATTATCGGTAGCATTTTTAAAAAAAAGAAAAATTGTAGTTTGTGTTAAAGATGCTGAGTTTGCCGAGTTAAGTGATGAGGTACTGGATCACGCCTATAAGGTGATTACCTTTAGTTCCGCAGAAGGATTGATGATTACGCTGGTGACCCTCGAGTTTTTGAATGCTGATGATCGTGTTTTCTCGGCATCTGAAGATTTTATGTACTTAGCTGCGCAAATAAGAGAGTGCTTTGGTCTTAAGGGCATGACAGTGATTGAAACAGCCTACTTTAGGGACAAGTGCTTAATGAAAGAAAAAGCGTTGGCCGCTGGCGTCAATGTGCCTCGATATGGCGCTTATCAATCAAACCTTACGTTCTCAGAGATTACCCAGCACGTTGGGCTGCCTTTTGTTCTAAAACCGAAGGATTCGGCAGGGGCATTTGGTGTGCATGTGATTAGAAGTCAGCACGATTATGATGATGTCATCAATACATCCAATATTGGCTTAGGCTATGAGTACGAGACGTTTGTTGAAGGTAAGCTCTACCATGTCGACCTATTGATTAAAAATGGCGAAGTTTGCTTCCAAGCGGCTTGTGAATACTCGTTCCCAAACCTTGATTTTCAATTCGGTAAGCCTTGCCTTTCTTTGGTTCTGGAAGAAAGCCATGAATTGTATGCGCAATTGACGAATTTTGCTGCGTTTGTTGTGAAATCTCTAGGCTTAAAAAATGGCCCTTCGCACGTCGAAATCTTTGTGAAAGAGAGCGGTGAGTTGGTTTTCCTTGAAGCTGCTTGTCGTACACCAGGGGCGATTATGGTTCCTATCTATCAGGCGCAATTTGATATGAATATGATTGAGATGGCACTGGATATTGAGTGTGGGTTGGATATTGCAGAGATAGTGAAAAATGACTCTTACTGCATGGGAGGCATTTTTCCTGCGAAACAAGGTCGAGTAAATAAGATCAATAAGGTCAATTTACAGTCTGAGTTTGAGCTTAACCTCGGTTGTCAGGTGGGAGACTACTATGATGGTGTGGATAGCGTAGAAAACTTGTCGGGATCGATTGTAGTAAAAGGCAAGAGCTACGC